The Hemiscyllium ocellatum isolate sHemOce1 chromosome 27 unlocalized genomic scaffold, sHemOce1.pat.X.cur. SUPER_27_unloc_2, whole genome shotgun sequence genome includes a region encoding these proteins:
- the LOC132807658 gene encoding scavenger receptor cysteine-rich type 1 protein M130-like: MRRIHDTKTQMLTLQEHIQLRLSDGRTRCAGRLEIYHGGTWGSVCDDAWDEIDAQVVCKQLGCGKALDMAPRFTFEPGSGPIWLKDVKCSGNESLLWECPSAQLGQQGDCSHKEDVRIVCLDHKEIRLVNGKHRCQGRMEVFYNGTWGTVCLENPDVQSAELICKDFDCGALLSIDFDDQSFGTGAGPVWLEGLECLSHRSAVWQCQADPWGRCSSRQLENAGVFCSERNVAKEQSLNSTSCDQQSDPQYSVRLDGGRSNCSGRVEIMCDKRWGTVCGDSWDITDASVVCRQLGCGFAVSARGEPAVSLSEGVIWQNDVKCKGSESFLSDCLSPPPAQMECNHKEIATVICSEFELLLTSPSPPPAGQESKSISTPAVVCLTLGTLLICELIVLLVVMQRKSQMKEPRTGDRDSSLGLHQGIYEEIEDTPPAHKTDQKHGSGVSIASLNHIEYYTSHNVNHNNLEAETPGVNFNSIPGPLRADYDDIEIEDVESQDGQFQLDSDPD, from the exons ATGCGCCGAATACACGACACCAAGACACAAATGTTGACACTTCAAG AACACATCCAGTTAAGGCTGTCAGATGGAAGGACCCGCTGTGCTGGTCGATTGGAGATTTACCACGGAGGCACATGGGGCTCCGTGTGTGATGATGCTTGGGATGAGATAGATGCTCAAGTGGTTTGTAAGCAACTAGGTTGTGGAAAGGCCCTGGATATGGCACCGCGTTTTACCTTTGAACCCGGCTCAGGCCCAATTTGGTTGAAAGATGTGAAGTGTTCTGGAAACGAATCACTTCTTTGGGAATGCCCATCAGCACAACTGGGTCAGCAAGGCGACTGTTCTCACAAGGAGGATGTCAGGATTGTATGCTTAG ATCACAAGGAGATACGGTTGGTGAATGGAAAACATCGCTGCCAGGGGAGAATGGAAGTGTTTTACAATGGGACCTGGGGAACGGTGTGCTTGGAAAATCCAGATGTACAGAGTGCTGAGCTAATTTGTAAAGATTTCGACTGTGGTGCCCTTTTGTCCATTGATTTTGACGATCAGTCATTCGGAACAGGGGCGGGACCTGTTTGGCTCGAGGGGTTGGAGTGTCTATCGCACAGGTCGGCCGTGTGGCAATGTCAGGCAGATCCCTGGGGCCGTTGCAGCTCTCGACAGTTAGAAAATGCAGGTGTCTTTTGTTCAG AGAGAAATGTGGCAAAGGAGCAGAGCCTCAATTCAACTTCCTGTGATCAACAATCAG ATCCACAATACAGCGTGCGCCTGGATGGAGGACGCAGCAACTGCTCTGGGAGAGTGGAGATCATGTGTGATAAACGTTGGGGCACGGTGTGCGGTGATTCCTGGGACATAACTGATGCCAGTGTTGTCTGCAGGCAGCTGGGATGTGGGTTTGCTGTATCGGCCAGAGGAGAGCCCGCTGTCTCCCTGAGTGAAGGTGTGATCTGGCAGAATGATGTGAAGTGTAAGGGAAGTGAATCCTTTCTCTCCGActgtctctccccacccccagctcaAATGGAGTGTAATCACAAGGAAATTGCCACTGTGATTTGCTCTG AATTCGAGTTGTTGCTGACTTCCCCTTCACCTCCACCTGCGG GACAGGAAAGTAAATCTATTTCTACACCTGCTGTCGTCTGCCTAACCTTGGGGACCCTGTTAATCTGTGAGTTGATCGTACTACTGGTGGTAATGCAGAGAAAGTCACAAATGAAAG AACCTCGCACTGGTGACAGAGACTCCAGTCTTGGTTTGCATCAAGGAATTTATGAAGAAATTGAAGATACTCCCCCTGCCCACAAGACGGATCAGAAACATGGATCAG GAGTTTCTATTGCCTCACTCAATCACATTGAGTACTACACCAGCCACAACGTAAATCACAATAATCTGGAAGCAGAAACTCCTGGGGTGAACTTCAACAGTATTCCAG GTCCACTTCGTGCTGATTATGACGATATTGAGATTGAAGATGTTGAATCTCAGGATGGCCAGTTCCAATTGGACAGTGATCCCGATTAA